The Mytilus edulis chromosome 12, xbMytEdul2.2, whole genome shotgun sequence genome contains a region encoding:
- the LOC139499591 gene encoding uncharacterized protein, protein MSIDCTFSFCLSKISMICGVYICFFVVLLCSTCTMGEIETHVTTKPDVMSVISHIGPTMCTNKCKCLSGCNGVNFDRHHLTCELLRIHPTTDEMSSKNGSRIAALSSLQPINDPCWPNPCSKNNKCIVSIQNKPFCITTTDHETFMETIHSTNYPAEYPNNDFKSWSFTVEINFQLVLKFTAFNLETNCDFLKIYDKQGGTELYSLTGNYLPDDVWSTDSTFFIQFTTDHSYTFNMVSQLMYIKPRDQQ, encoded by the exons ATGTCAATTGACTGTACGTTTTCCTTTTGTCTTTCTAAAATATCTATGATTTGTGGAGTCTACATTTGTTTCTTCGTAGTACTGTTATGCAGCACTTGTACGATGGGGGAAATTGAAACACACGTAACAACGAAACCAGACGTAATGAGCGTGATAAGTCACATTGGACCAACGATGTGTACCAATAAGTGTAAATGTTTATCCGGGTGTAATGGTGTGAATTTTGATCGTCATCATCTGACGTGTGAGTTATTACGAATACACCCGACAACAGACGAAATGTCTAGTAAAAATGGATCCAGGATTGCTGCTTTGTCTTCTTTGCAACCG ATAAATGATCCATGCTGGCCGAATCCTTGCTCTAAAAACAACAAGTGTATTGTTTCCATTCAGAACAAACCATTTTGTATAACAACAACTGACCATG aaacTTTCATGGAAACTATACATTCAACAAATTACCCAGCAGAATATCCAAACAACGATTTTAAGAGTTGGTCTTTCACTGTCGAAATTAACTTCCAACTGGTTCTGAAATTTACAGCATTTAATCTTGAGACAAATTGCGATTTTCTTAAG atttatGACAAACAAGGTGGCACAGAGCTGTATAGTTTGACTGGAAATTATCTTCCAGATGATGTTTGGTCAACAGACAGTACTTTCTTCATCCAATTCACGACTGATCACTCATATACTTTCAATATGGTTTCTCAATTGATGTATATAAAACCTCGTGATCAACAATGA